Part of the Woronichinia naegeliana WA131 genome, AAAAATTTGAGCGGGAGCAATCTGTAATTCAGCAAAAGTTAGGGAAATGATCTTTTCTTCATCTCTAAATTGCTGTAATGTATATTGATTCTCTTCATTTAGGGTATAAACGGAAATTGTCGGAAACTTGGGATCACCAATTAAGGCACGACTAGCGATCGCTAGGTAATCCACAATCCAATATTCTTTGATTCCTAACTTTTCGTATTCATAGAGTTTGTCAACATAGTCATTTTCCCAGTTAGTTGAAACGACTTCTACTGCTAATTGAATCGGTTCTGTTAAGGCGGCATAGTCCGTTGGTGCGGAACGCCAGAGAGTACGGTCAATGACGCTAACATCAGGAACCCGCCCTTGTTCGTTACCTTTTTTGTTAAAAGTTCGGATAGTTGCTTGAGTTGTAACAATAAAATTGGACTGCGATCGCCGAATTTCATCATTTAACAGAAACAGAATAAATTCAGCAATGATCTTATGTTGACGAGTATTGCTCATTTCTACAATTTCTCCATTAACAAATTCAAAACGTCCTTCATCGGGGCATTGAGCAAGAAAGTTGGCAAAGGTGAGCTTGGGTTTGGTTAAAGTGGTCATTGGTCTCCCTCACAGCATGGGTGTTAGTCTTAAGTTTAGCAACTTAAACGGCGATCGCATCCCTAGCGATGGAGAAATTTTCCCTAGAAATAATTCGAGAAATAACTTGATCAGAAAAAACGCGATCGCTGTTAATCAATTAGT contains:
- a CDS encoding Uma2 family endonuclease, whose translation is MTTLTKPKLTFANFLAQCPDEGRFEFVNGEIVEMSNTRQHKIIAEFILFLLNDEIRRSQSNFIVTTQATIRTFNKKGNEQGRVPDVSVIDRTLWRSAPTDYAALTEPIQLAVEVVSTNWENDYVDKLYEYEKLGIKEYWIVDYLAIASRALIGDPKFPTISVYTLNEENQYTLQQFRDEEKIISLTFAELQIAPAQIFQA